A stretch of the Dyella telluris genome encodes the following:
- a CDS encoding YggT family protein has translation MSYLVNALSFLVELAFGAAATLFVLRLLAEASRADFHNPLSQFIYRSTNPVLAPLRRLLPNWRRINIAALLLVWLLMLVKRIVLFALLGLFPHVLGLLVLSVADTLDFIAMFYVVLIFIWSLMSLFQVETYHPVYRLAGSLVEPLMRPLRGKLTAGGLDFAPWAVMIVLILARLLLVSPLTDLGARLAMGL, from the coding sequence GTGAGTTACTTAGTCAACGCCCTTTCGTTCCTGGTTGAACTGGCTTTCGGCGCGGCCGCCACGCTGTTCGTGCTGCGCCTGCTTGCCGAAGCCAGCCGCGCGGATTTCCACAACCCGCTCAGCCAGTTCATCTACCGCAGCACCAACCCGGTGCTGGCGCCGCTGCGCCGCCTGCTGCCCAACTGGCGACGCATCAACATCGCCGCCCTGCTGCTGGTGTGGCTGTTGATGCTGGTCAAGCGCATCGTGCTGTTCGCCCTGCTCGGCCTGTTCCCGCATGTGCTCGGGCTGCTGGTGCTGTCCGTCGCCGATACGCTGGATTTCATCGCCATGTTCTACGTGGTGCTGATCTTCATCTGGTCGCTGATGAGCCTTTTCCAGGTGGAGACCTACCACCCGGTCTACCGGCTTGCCGGCAGCCTGGTGGAGCCACTGATGCGCCCGCTGCGCGGCAAGCTCACCGCCGGCGGCCTGGATTTCGCGCCATGGGCGGTGATGATCGTGCTGATCCTTGCCCGCCTGCTGCT